Proteins encoded by one window of Shewanella avicenniae:
- a CDS encoding DUF2066 domain-containing protein, whose translation MLKQISGIIVALGVLCSMFQANAVEIAKLDQSSAIVDSRSDADRNQALRQALFNVLQLNSGAKALKDNPQIAAIMGDASALVVQYSYDKTEAGLQLNATFDHDKIIKLLRDAGLPVWGKQRPLTLVWLASDISGESQLIADAAESTERNDFSKASTARGIPLVLPLLDLDDLMAVSVNDVRGMFANTVAKASLRYQADYFALASIQTVADQSIQFEVALYSKAAANNPYAPALATRSGTVASREEAIGEIMLSLSDYFVSQYAVTDSGLADVAEIEFSGIHAMRQLVAIDGFFSQLTVVKQFSVKSIKADRVRYQLQLIGSRDDLANVLRLEPRMSPLTTNESLPVATGTAESDAHLVGRYRWAEQ comes from the coding sequence ATGCTCAAACAGATATCAGGGATTATTGTCGCATTAGGCGTTCTGTGTTCAATGTTTCAGGCGAATGCCGTCGAGATTGCTAAGCTCGATCAATCGAGTGCAATTGTAGACTCTCGTTCCGATGCCGATCGCAATCAAGCACTGCGACAAGCACTATTTAACGTGCTGCAGCTCAACTCTGGTGCCAAAGCGCTGAAAGACAATCCCCAAATTGCCGCTATCATGGGAGATGCTTCTGCGCTCGTGGTGCAATATTCCTACGATAAGACAGAGGCGGGTTTACAACTCAACGCTACCTTTGACCATGACAAAATCATCAAATTATTGCGAGACGCAGGCTTACCCGTGTGGGGCAAGCAGCGCCCGTTAACCTTAGTTTGGTTAGCCTCTGATATCAGTGGGGAATCGCAACTGATTGCCGATGCTGCGGAGTCAACTGAACGCAATGATTTTTCAAAGGCGTCAACCGCGCGTGGTATTCCGTTGGTGTTGCCGCTGCTGGATTTAGACGACTTGATGGCGGTTAGTGTTAACGATGTAAGAGGCATGTTTGCTAATACAGTTGCCAAAGCATCGTTGCGTTACCAGGCTGACTATTTTGCACTCGCGTCAATCCAAACAGTGGCTGATCAATCGATTCAATTTGAAGTAGCTTTGTATTCAAAGGCTGCAGCGAATAATCCGTATGCACCCGCTTTGGCCACTCGCAGTGGCACAGTCGCATCGCGCGAAGAGGCTATTGGTGAAATCATGCTTTCACTATCGGATTATTTCGTATCGCAATATGCGGTGACCGATTCTGGCTTGGCCGATGTCGCTGAAATTGAGTTTAGTGGCATTCATGCAATGCGGCAGTTAGTAGCTATTGATGGGTTTTTCAGCCAACTCACGGTGGTGAAGCAATTTAGCGTGAAATCGATAAAAGCAGATCGCGTACGTTATCAACTACAACTTATTGGTAGTCGTGATGATTTAGCCAACGTGCTGCGACTCGAACCGCGGATGAGCCCATTGACGACGAATGAATCTTTGCCAGTTGCCACAGGTACTGCAGAGAGTGACGCGCACTTGGTGGGTCGATACCGTTGGGCAGAACAATAA
- the hda gene encoding DnaA inactivator Hda, which produces MSHSNPIQLSLPVYLPDDETFESYYPAAGNDELIKALGGAAEGQKQQSLYLWGPEKSGRTHLLHAACAHANELSRSNFYVPLSIHASISPALLERLEQLDLVCIDDVDAIAGHPLWEEALFDLYNRVAEQGNCALIVAGRNAPADAGFSLPDLVSRMQWGLSYQLNPMADEEKLAALQRRAAMRGLQLPEDSGKFLLSRLARDLRTLFDVLDKLDKASMVHQRKLTIPFIKEILRL; this is translated from the coding sequence TTGAGTCATAGCAATCCAATACAGCTGTCTTTGCCAGTTTATCTTCCAGATGACGAAACGTTTGAAAGTTATTATCCCGCAGCAGGTAACGACGAATTAATAAAAGCGCTTGGTGGCGCAGCAGAAGGACAAAAGCAACAGTCTTTGTATCTTTGGGGGCCAGAAAAATCAGGCCGTACCCATCTGTTACATGCTGCGTGCGCCCATGCCAATGAGCTGAGTCGCAGTAATTTCTACGTGCCATTAAGTATCCATGCCAGTATTTCGCCAGCACTGTTAGAGCGATTAGAGCAGTTAGATTTGGTGTGTATTGACGATGTGGATGCGATCGCTGGGCATCCACTATGGGAAGAAGCCTTATTTGATCTCTACAACCGTGTGGCAGAGCAGGGCAATTGTGCCCTGATTGTTGCGGGACGAAACGCGCCAGCTGACGCCGGTTTTAGCTTGCCGGATTTGGTCTCTCGCATGCAGTGGGGACTGAGTTACCAACTAAACCCAATGGCCGATGAGGAAAAACTAGCCGCACTGCAACGCCGTGCTGCGATGCGTGGTTTGCAACTGCCGGAAGATAGTGGAAAGTTCTTATTAAGTCGTTTAGCGCGGGATTTACGCACCTTATTTGATGTGCTCGACAAGCTCGATAAGGCTTCAATGGTGCATCAACGGAAACTGACGATTCCTTTTATCAAAGAGATTTTGCGACTTTAG
- a CDS encoding amino acid aminotransferase: MIFTNVAAAPADPILGLTEAFKKDPREDKVNLGVGVYKTDEGLTPVLKSVKLAEEKLLKEESSKNYLGIEGVQLYNKVVQELLFGTDSAIISAGRAFTAQAPGGTGSLRVAAEFLVNNTDSKVIWVSNPTWANHKNIFEAAGLTIKEYRYYDAATQGLDFSAMVDDLNTAAAGDLVLLHGCCHNPSGIDPTVEQWQAIAELVAAKGLVPLFDFAYQGFGDGVEEDAIGLRTVAAAVPEFLVANSFSKNFGLYNERIGAVTIVAKDQAEGEKAFSQVKRTIRANYSNPPAHGALIVSTILSNPELRALWENEVTEMRERIAKMRQLFVETLAAEGVQQDFSFISGQKGMFSFSGLNKQQVEQLKNEFGIYIVGSGRISVAGMTTTNVPVICKAIAKII; encoded by the coding sequence ATGATATTTACCAACGTCGCTGCTGCTCCAGCAGATCCTATCTTAGGCTTAACCGAAGCCTTTAAAAAAGACCCTCGTGAAGACAAAGTGAACCTTGGTGTTGGTGTTTACAAAACCGACGAAGGACTGACGCCTGTATTAAAGTCAGTAAAACTTGCAGAAGAAAAATTGCTGAAAGAAGAAAGTAGTAAAAATTATCTCGGCATTGAGGGTGTACAGCTTTATAACAAAGTTGTTCAGGAACTGTTGTTTGGTACTGACAGTGCCATTATTAGCGCGGGGCGTGCGTTTACTGCGCAAGCACCTGGTGGTACAGGTTCCTTGCGTGTGGCGGCTGAATTTTTGGTTAACAACACTGACAGCAAAGTGATTTGGGTAAGTAATCCAACGTGGGCCAACCACAAAAATATCTTCGAAGCAGCAGGGCTGACCATTAAAGAATATCGTTACTATGATGCAGCCACTCAAGGGTTAGATTTCAGCGCAATGGTTGACGATCTCAACACTGCAGCAGCAGGTGATTTAGTATTGCTGCACGGTTGTTGCCACAACCCATCTGGTATTGATCCTACTGTTGAACAATGGCAGGCGATTGCAGAATTGGTTGCAGCCAAAGGCTTGGTGCCACTGTTTGACTTTGCTTATCAAGGTTTTGGTGATGGTGTGGAAGAAGACGCTATCGGTTTACGTACTGTGGCCGCTGCAGTGCCTGAATTCTTAGTCGCGAACTCATTTTCTAAAAACTTTGGCTTGTACAACGAACGTATTGGTGCGGTGACCATCGTTGCTAAAGACCAAGCGGAAGGTGAGAAAGCGTTTAGCCAAGTCAAACGTACTATTCGTGCCAACTACTCGAATCCGCCAGCACATGGTGCCTTGATTGTGAGTACTATTCTGAGCAATCCTGAATTAAGAGCCCTTTGGGAAAATGAAGTAACAGAAATGCGTGAACGTATCGCGAAAATGCGCCAGTTGTTTGTTGAAACACTGGCTGCAGAAGGTGTCCAGCAAGACTTTTCGTTCATTTCTGGTCAAAAAGGGATGTTCAGCTTCTCCGGTTTGAATAAGCAGCAAGTTGAACAACTTAAGAACGAATTTGGCATTTATATTGTCGGTTCTGGCCGAATCAGCGTTGCCGGTATGACCACCACAAACGTACCGGTGATCTGTAAAGCGATTGCTAAAATTATTTGA
- a CDS encoding glucosaminidase domain-containing protein yields MRTGRVGSSVLAVAVVILAVIALRVIFIPLNESDSQSAPLVKKNQLGVNLIPDFAAMDDVDAKKKAFFEFLRPAVRKQNRIILSERKFLLSVQSHLANGLMLDNAEVYRVQSIAEKYEYSIRNIDDSAVKSLLSRVDVIPEPMVLIQAANESGWGSSRFAKEGFNFFGQWCFTEGCGLVPQQRGDGQVHEVKVFASVDESIASYMNNLNSNAAYRLFRSIRADMRAQAQPLTAEKLIYGLVNYSERQEAYIDELLDMLRHNEEFFDMPTSSPQTTTALNS; encoded by the coding sequence TTGAGAACAGGCAGAGTGGGTTCATCTGTGTTAGCGGTCGCCGTGGTGATCCTAGCGGTTATTGCATTACGTGTGATTTTTATTCCGCTAAATGAGTCCGATTCACAAAGCGCACCACTGGTTAAGAAGAACCAATTAGGTGTTAATCTTATTCCAGATTTTGCTGCAATGGACGATGTCGATGCCAAGAAGAAGGCATTTTTCGAGTTCCTACGTCCTGCAGTGCGTAAACAAAACCGCATTATTTTAAGTGAACGCAAATTTTTGCTCTCGGTGCAATCGCATCTTGCTAACGGCTTAATGCTCGATAATGCCGAGGTGTACCGAGTGCAATCGATCGCGGAAAAATATGAATATAGCATTCGTAATATCGATGACTCAGCGGTTAAAAGCTTGCTAAGTCGGGTGGATGTGATTCCTGAACCTATGGTGCTGATCCAAGCAGCCAATGAATCAGGGTGGGGGAGCTCTCGTTTTGCCAAAGAAGGATTTAACTTTTTTGGTCAATGGTGTTTTACAGAGGGCTGTGGCCTAGTACCGCAACAGCGTGGTGATGGTCAGGTGCATGAGGTGAAAGTATTTGCCAGTGTTGATGAATCGATTGCCTCATACATGAATAACCTAAATTCGAATGCAGCTTACAGGTTGTTTCGCTCAATTCGCGCTGATATGCGGGCGCAAGCGCAGCCGCTGACGGCTGAGAAATTGATCTACGGCTTAGTGAATTATTCTGAACGGCAAGAAGCCTATATCGACGAATTGCTCGATATGCTGCGTCACAACGAAGAGTTTTTTGATATGCCGACCAGCTCACCGCAAACGACAACTGCTCTCAACAGTTGA
- the trxB gene encoding thioredoxin-disulfide reductase, whose product MSESKHCQLLILGSGPAGYTAAVYAARANLNPVLITGMQQGGQLTTTTEVENWPGDADELTGPLLMDRMQKHAEKFNTEIIFDHINEVELSNRPFTLKGDNGVYTCDALIICTGASAKYLGLPSEDAFKGRGVSACATCDGFFYRNQKVAVIGGGNTAVEEALYLSNIAAEVHVIHRRDNFRSEKILIDRLMDKVANGNIVLHLDSTLEEVVGDDMGVTGAKIKSTKDSSITELAVAGVFVAIGHSPNTDIFAGQLEMNNGYLKVNSGLHGNATQTSVEGVFAAGDVMDQHYRQAITSAGTGCMAALDAERFLDKA is encoded by the coding sequence ATGAGCGAATCCAAACATTGCCAGTTACTGATCTTAGGTTCAGGCCCTGCCGGATATACTGCAGCAGTTTATGCTGCGCGGGCGAACCTTAATCCTGTGTTGATCACTGGCATGCAGCAAGGTGGCCAATTAACGACAACAACTGAAGTTGAAAACTGGCCGGGCGATGCTGATGAGTTAACGGGGCCGTTGTTGATGGATCGCATGCAAAAACATGCTGAGAAGTTCAATACCGAGATCATTTTTGATCACATCAACGAAGTGGAATTATCAAATCGCCCGTTCACGCTTAAAGGTGACAACGGCGTTTATACCTGTGATGCCTTGATCATCTGTACTGGCGCATCTGCCAAATATCTCGGATTACCTTCTGAAGATGCATTTAAAGGCCGTGGTGTATCAGCATGCGCGACATGTGACGGTTTCTTTTATCGTAATCAGAAAGTTGCAGTGATCGGTGGTGGTAATACCGCTGTTGAAGAAGCACTTTATCTATCGAATATTGCCGCTGAAGTTCATGTGATTCACCGTCGTGATAACTTCCGCTCTGAGAAAATTCTCATTGACCGTCTGATGGATAAAGTCGCAAACGGCAACATCGTGCTGCACTTAGATAGCACCTTGGAAGAAGTGGTTGGTGACGATATGGGTGTGACTGGTGCCAAAATCAAAAGCACCAAAGATAGCAGCATCACTGAACTGGCGGTTGCCGGCGTGTTCGTGGCGATTGGTCACAGCCCTAACACCGACATTTTTGCGGGTCAGCTTGAGATGAACAACGGTTATCTCAAAGTTAACAGCGGCCTGCATGGTAATGCGACCCAAACCAGCGTAGAAGGTGTCTTTGCAGCAGGCGACGTGATGGACCAACATTATCGCCAAGCCATTACCTCTGCCGGTACTGGTTGTATGGCAGCGCTTGATGCGGAACGCTTCTTAGATAAAGCCTAA
- the ald gene encoding alanine dehydrogenase, with translation MKIGVPKEIKNHEYRVGMVPSAVKELTLQGHEVFVEQNAGSGIGFADQDYVDAGAQILATAAEVFDIAEMIVKVKEPQAVERAMLKHDQILFTYLHLAPDLPQTEDLINSGAVCIAYETVTDDKGGLPLLAPMSEVAGRMSIQAGAMALEKSHGGRGMLLGGVPGVEPAKVVIIGGGMVGTNAAQIAVGMGADVTVLDRSIDVLRRLNVQFGSSVKAVYSTADAIEKHVLEADLVIGGVLIPGAAAPKLVTREMIAAMKPGSAIVDVAIDQGGCVATSKATTHQDPTYIVDDVVHYCVANMPGAVARTSTFALNNATLPYILKLAKLGYKEALTQDKHLLNGLNVMHGKLTCKEVAEAHGLEYTPVAAVL, from the coding sequence ATGAAGATTGGTGTTCCAAAAGAGATTAAAAACCACGAATATCGTGTTGGCATGGTACCTTCTGCAGTGAAAGAATTGACACTACAAGGTCACGAGGTTTTTGTCGAACAGAATGCCGGTAGTGGCATCGGCTTTGCCGATCAGGATTATGTTGACGCAGGTGCGCAGATCCTAGCTACTGCAGCTGAAGTTTTCGATATCGCAGAGATGATTGTAAAGGTAAAAGAGCCTCAAGCAGTCGAACGTGCCATGCTCAAGCATGACCAGATTTTATTTACTTATCTTCATTTGGCGCCAGATTTGCCTCAAACCGAAGATTTGATTAACAGCGGCGCTGTGTGTATTGCATACGAAACCGTAACTGATGATAAAGGCGGCCTGCCCCTACTCGCCCCTATGTCTGAAGTTGCTGGTCGCATGTCAATTCAAGCCGGTGCTATGGCGCTAGAAAAATCTCATGGTGGCCGTGGCATGCTGTTAGGTGGTGTACCGGGCGTTGAACCAGCCAAAGTTGTCATCATTGGTGGTGGTATGGTCGGCACTAACGCTGCGCAAATCGCAGTAGGCATGGGTGCAGATGTTACCGTACTTGACCGTTCGATTGATGTTTTACGTCGTTTGAACGTGCAGTTCGGTTCAAGTGTAAAAGCCGTGTATTCCACTGCCGATGCGATTGAAAAGCACGTTCTGGAAGCAGATTTGGTGATTGGCGGCGTGCTGATCCCAGGTGCTGCAGCCCCAAAACTCGTGACACGCGAAATGATCGCTGCGATGAAGCCTGGCAGTGCAATTGTTGACGTTGCCATCGACCAAGGCGGTTGCGTTGCAACCTCAAAAGCAACAACACACCAAGACCCAACTTATATCGTTGACGACGTGGTGCACTACTGTGTGGCCAACATGCCTGGGGCCGTAGCGCGCACCTCAACCTTCGCTCTGAACAACGCCACCCTGCCATACATTCTGAAGCTGGCTAAACTTGGCTACAAAGAAGCACTTACCCAAGATAAACACTTGCTGAATGGTCTGAACGTGATGCACGGTAAATTGACCTGTAAAGAAGTGGCAGAAGCTCACGGATTGGAATATACCCCAGTAGCCGCTGTGCTGTAA
- the lrp gene encoding leucine-responsive transcriptional regulator Lrp, protein MAEIKKSTIKDLDRIDRNILNELQNDGRISNVELSKRVGLSPTPCLERVKRLEKQGYIKGYNAQVNPQLLGASLLIFIEITLSRDTPDVFDKFNRAVQLLDTIQECHLVSGDFDYLLKTRVEDMSAYRKLLGETLLKLPSVSDTRTYVVMEEVKQSSRIYIDC, encoded by the coding sequence ATGGCCGAAATAAAAAAGAGCACTATTAAAGACTTGGATAGAATCGACCGTAATATTCTTAACGAATTGCAAAATGACGGACGAATTTCCAATGTCGAGTTGTCAAAAAGGGTAGGACTCAGTCCAACGCCTTGTTTAGAGCGTGTAAAACGTTTGGAGAAGCAAGGTTATATCAAAGGTTATAACGCTCAAGTAAATCCCCAATTGCTGGGCGCGTCATTGCTAATTTTTATCGAAATCACCCTGAGCCGTGATACGCCAGATGTGTTCGATAAATTCAATCGCGCGGTGCAATTGCTAGATACTATTCAGGAGTGTCATTTGGTATCCGGGGATTTCGACTACTTGCTGAAAACGCGAGTAGAGGATATGTCAGCCTATCGTAAGCTACTTGGTGAAACCTTGTTAAAGCTTCCTTCGGTTTCTGATACGCGTACTTATGTGGTCATGGAAGAAGTTAAACAAAGTAGTCGAATCTATATCGATTGCTAA
- a CDS encoding DNA translocase FtsK codes for MSQGNSIKTLSGLQRLQEIGLIACAVIAVYILLSLGSFNPSDPGWSQSQFSGEIKNLTGAVGAWTADVLFYFLGYTAYCIPLVVVATGWLLFRRSYQFDKVDYFSVGLRIIGFLLLMTSLAALASMNADDIYEFSAGGVTGDVVWQAMLPYFNQLGTTLLLLCFVCAGFTLMTGISMIALVESVGFATFWCVKKLVELPKSFGTPQESSDTQGFMNVVEKFKQRRDSEQDDEPRAMQTAALEPDELDDDGQEPKSGILSRFVRKGKVATAEVETTLTTAERVEPVIHLSAQYPDDEDADDIDRPDDAFGQSHSSGVLPLKQRQLQAQKARVENGIIVIPGEEPIVRQKPQNPLPSIDLLNVPNRKENPISADELQQIARLVEVKLADFGITANVVGVYPGPVITRFELELAPGVKASKISNLSKDLARSLLAESVRVVEVIPGKAYVGIELPNKFRETVFLRDVLDCQAFTENKSNLTMVLGQDIAGEPVVVDLAKMPHLLVAGTTGSGKSVGVNVMITSLLYKSSPDDVRFIMIDPKMLELSVYEGIPHLLCEVVTDMKEASNALRWCVGEMERRYKLMSMLGVRNLKGYNAKIEKAKEAGEVIYDPLWRAETSMEDEAAALDKLPSIVVVVDEFADMMMIVGKKVEELIARIAQKARAAGIHLILATQRPSVDVITGLIKANIPTRIAFQVSSRIDSRTILDQQGAETLLGMGDMLYLPPGTSVPIRVHGAFIDDDEVHAVVNDWHARGKPQYIDEILNGSSEGEQVLLPGEAAEGGDDDYDELYDEAVAFVTETRRGSISSVQRKFKIGYNRAARIIEMMEMQGIVSTQGHNGNREVLAPPPPRS; via the coding sequence TTGTCTCAGGGAAATAGCATCAAAACTTTGTCGGGATTACAGCGATTGCAGGAGATTGGATTGATTGCCTGTGCGGTGATCGCTGTCTACATCTTGTTATCACTGGGCAGTTTCAATCCATCCGATCCGGGATGGAGTCAGTCACAATTTTCTGGTGAGATCAAAAACCTCACTGGCGCTGTCGGCGCATGGACTGCTGATGTGCTGTTCTATTTCTTGGGCTACACCGCTTATTGTATTCCGCTTGTCGTGGTTGCCACGGGGTGGTTGCTGTTTCGCCGTAGTTATCAGTTCGATAAAGTCGATTATTTTTCTGTTGGATTAAGAATCATAGGTTTTCTGTTGCTAATGACCAGTTTGGCAGCGTTAGCCTCGATGAATGCTGATGATATCTATGAGTTTTCTGCCGGCGGCGTTACCGGTGACGTGGTTTGGCAAGCAATGCTGCCTTATTTCAATCAGTTGGGCACAACGCTGTTGTTGCTATGTTTTGTTTGTGCGGGCTTCACTCTGATGACCGGCATTAGCATGATCGCCTTGGTTGAGTCTGTGGGCTTCGCTACCTTTTGGTGTGTGAAGAAATTGGTGGAATTACCGAAATCTTTCGGTACCCCACAAGAGTCAAGTGACACTCAGGGCTTTATGAACGTTGTTGAGAAGTTTAAACAACGTCGTGATAGTGAACAAGACGACGAGCCTAGGGCGATGCAAACGGCGGCTCTAGAGCCTGATGAGCTGGATGATGACGGACAAGAACCAAAATCTGGAATTCTGTCTCGCTTTGTGCGTAAAGGGAAAGTCGCTACCGCTGAGGTCGAAACGACGCTGACGACGGCAGAACGTGTTGAGCCTGTTATCCATCTCAGCGCTCAATATCCTGATGACGAGGATGCGGATGACATTGACCGACCCGATGACGCATTTGGCCAATCACACTCAAGTGGCGTATTACCCCTTAAACAACGGCAACTACAGGCGCAAAAGGCGAGGGTAGAAAATGGCATTATCGTGATTCCCGGCGAAGAGCCGATTGTTAGGCAAAAGCCACAAAATCCGCTGCCAAGTATCGACTTGCTCAATGTGCCAAATCGCAAGGAAAACCCGATTAGCGCTGATGAACTGCAGCAAATTGCCCGTTTGGTTGAAGTCAAATTGGCTGACTTTGGCATTACCGCCAATGTGGTTGGTGTGTATCCTGGTCCGGTTATCACCCGTTTTGAACTGGAGTTGGCACCGGGCGTTAAGGCATCGAAGATCTCTAATCTGTCGAAAGACCTAGCACGTTCATTGTTGGCCGAAAGTGTGCGGGTGGTAGAAGTTATCCCCGGTAAAGCTTATGTCGGTATTGAGTTACCAAACAAATTCCGCGAAACCGTATTTTTGCGCGACGTGCTTGATTGCCAAGCCTTTACCGAAAACAAATCCAACCTCACTATGGTGCTTGGCCAAGATATTGCCGGTGAACCTGTGGTAGTCGACCTCGCTAAAATGCCTCACTTATTGGTGGCCGGTACCACTGGTTCAGGTAAGTCAGTTGGGGTGAACGTCATGATCACCAGTTTGCTGTATAAATCATCTCCCGATGATGTGCGCTTTATCATGATCGACCCAAAAATGCTGGAATTATCTGTATATGAAGGCATTCCGCATCTGCTCTGTGAAGTTGTGACCGATATGAAGGAAGCGTCCAATGCATTGCGTTGGTGCGTGGGTGAGATGGAGCGTCGTTACAAGTTGATGTCAATGCTCGGCGTGCGTAACCTTAAAGGCTATAACGCTAAAATTGAGAAAGCAAAAGAAGCGGGTGAAGTGATTTATGATCCGTTATGGCGCGCTGAAACCAGTATGGAAGATGAAGCGGCCGCGTTGGATAAGCTGCCATCAATCGTTGTCGTAGTGGACGAATTTGCCGATATGATGATGATCGTCGGCAAAAAAGTTGAAGAGCTAATTGCTCGTATCGCTCAAAAAGCCCGTGCTGCTGGCATCCACTTGATTCTAGCAACCCAACGGCCATCAGTTGATGTGATTACTGGTTTGATTAAAGCCAACATTCCTACGCGTATTGCGTTCCAAGTGTCATCACGAATTGATTCTCGCACCATTCTTGATCAGCAGGGGGCAGAAACCTTGTTAGGTATGGGCGACATGCTGTATTTGCCGCCTGGCACCAGTGTGCCTATTCGCGTACACGGCGCATTCATTGATGACGATGAAGTTCACGCGGTTGTTAACGACTGGCATGCGCGCGGTAAACCGCAATACATCGATGAAATTCTTAATGGTTCATCTGAAGGTGAACAAGTGCTGTTGCCGGGTGAAGCGGCAGAAGGCGGCGATGACGACTACGACGAGTTATATGATGAAGCGGTTGCTTTTGTCACCGAAACTCGCCGCGGCTCGATTTCAAGCGTACAGCGTAAATTCAAAATCGGTTATAACCGTGCGGCACGTATCATCGAAATGATGGAGATGCAAGGCATCGTTAGCACGCAAGGCCATAACGGGAACCGCGAGGTGTTAGCTCCACCTCCGCCAAGGTCATAA
- the lolA gene encoding outer membrane lipoprotein chaperone LolA, protein MTKFSVLALALVAASAAATPATELQAKLDVNPAFSATFQQTVTDANNKVIQSGTGTLALAQPNRFYWHLAEPDESLIVADGQDVWIYNPFAEEATVLTLDQAIATSPMTLLVHRDAASWQQFDITEKSGCFTIAPKATDSGVQQVSVCFNGQQLTEISLNDNQSNISRFRLTEQHAIAADDGLFNFVAPEGISIDDQRHGAQ, encoded by the coding sequence ATGACGAAATTTTCTGTATTGGCGTTAGCGTTGGTTGCAGCGTCTGCTGCGGCAACTCCTGCTACAGAGTTACAAGCCAAGTTGGATGTAAATCCAGCATTTTCCGCTACGTTTCAACAAACGGTAACCGACGCAAACAACAAAGTGATTCAATCTGGCACTGGCACGTTAGCGCTTGCCCAGCCAAACCGGTTTTACTGGCATTTAGCTGAGCCTGATGAATCGTTAATAGTGGCGGACGGCCAAGATGTATGGATTTATAACCCATTTGCAGAAGAAGCCACAGTGCTGACGCTCGATCAGGCGATTGCCACTTCACCAATGACGCTATTAGTACATCGTGACGCGGCATCTTGGCAACAATTTGATATCACAGAAAAATCGGGCTGTTTCACCATAGCGCCCAAGGCAACTGATAGCGGTGTGCAGCAAGTGTCGGTTTGTTTTAATGGCCAACAGCTGACTGAAATTTCGTTAAATGATAATCAAAGTAATATCAGCCGTTTTCGATTAACTGAACAGCATGCGATAGCGGCGGATGATGGGTTGTTCAACTTTGTTGCGCCAGAAGGTATCTCGATTGACGATCAGCGCCACGGTGCCCAGTAG